The region GACATTGGCGTTCGCCGCCAGGTCGGCGGGCGGCGCGAACCTGCGCTCTTCCTTCAGCAGGTTGGCCAGGCTTTCGTTGCTCACGACATCTCCCTTTCCCAGGGTGTCCGTTGTGTCCCAGGCCACAGCTCATCAGACCGGGGGCCTCGATGACAAGGGCCGATCTCAAATTGGTTTAGACCTATTGAGGAGCTGAGGTCCCTTCAGAACTACGTGTCAGGCACGCACGGGGTACGCACTCCGAGCCACGTACGGACAGGCGCGCGGGTTCACCCGCCAACCTTTCCCGCGACCGCCCCCCACATGGATGCCATGACACACGCGACGCCCGGGCGTGTCGCGCCCCCTCCACGTCTGCCCCCCTGCCCGGCCCCACACTGGCCTGCACTCCCGGCCCCGGCCCCGGCCCCCGCACCCGGATCCCGCTCCCGCCCCGCCCCCGACAAGGGAGCCGGCGCGCCCACACCCCCGCCGCATCCCCACGCACAGCGTGGTGCGCACCCCCGCCGAGCGGGGTCGCGCACCACGCCGAGGTCACACGGGTGGCGAGGTCAGGCGGGGTGCCGCAGATCCTCCGTCGCCCCCACATGATCGAACAGCTCACCGTCGTCGCGTTCGACCAGCAGATACGCCTGCGCCTCCCCGACGTGGAAGTACATCCCGTGCAGCTCGAGCGCACCCTCCCGCAGGGCCCGCGCCACGGACTCGTGCGCCCGTAGATGCTCCAACTGCTGCACCACGTTGGTCAGACACAGCTGCTCCACCGCATCGGCCGGCGCCCGCCCGGCGAGCCGGGCCCAGGGACGGTTCTTGGCGGCCATCCGGTCCAGACTGGGCACCCCGTGCCGCAGCCACCGCTTGAGTGGGGTCTGCGCCGCGCCGGGCTCCGCGTTCAACAGGGCCTGCATGGCCCCGCATCCGGAGTGCCCGCACACCGTGATGGATCGCACATGCAGCACGTCCACCGCGTACTCGATCGCCGCGGCCACCGAGTCGTCCCCGCTCTCCTCCCCGGGCTTCGGCACGAGGTTGCCCACGTTGCGTACGACGAACAGGTCGCCCGGACCACTGGAGGTGATCATCGACGTGACGAGCCGCGAGTCGGCACAGGTCAGGAACAGCTGCGACGGCCGCTGCCCTTCCCGCGCCAGCCGTGCCAGCTCACCCCGCACCAGGGGCGCGGTGTTGCGCTGGAACGCGCTGATTCCACGCGCCAGTTGATGCCCGCTCTGCCCGCTGCGGCCATCGGGCCCGGCGGCGCCGGATGCACCGTCCGCGCCGTCCGGCGCCTCCGGCTCGTCTGTCGGGCCCGCCCCACCCGACCGGTCGTCGGCGGATGCGGGCTGCGGACCGGCGGAGGGTTCGCAGTGGTGGTTGCGCCATGGTGTCCAGGGGCGGCAGCGGCAGTGGGAGGGGCCCGCGGGCTCGGCGATCCGGGTGCCGGTCCGCCCGGTCAACTCGACCGTGCCACCTCGCGCGACATGCGCGTTCTGCCAGTCCTGCAGGGACTCGTATGCCGCGTGGTCCATGAACGATCCGTCCAACTCCAGGGCCACATGTGCCCCTTGAGGCATCAGGTGCAGGGTGCGGCTGAGCCGAGGCACCGCGAGGAACGTCAACTGCCCCCGTACTTGTACGTAATGGACTCCTCCTCTTTCTTCATGCGTGATGCGCGTGCGGGCGAGGCGGTGCAGGGCGACGGCGACGGCCATGGAGACTCCCAGCACCACGCCCTCGAGAACACCGAGGCACACGACGCCGAGCGTGGTGACGACGTACACCAGCACTTCGCGGTGGCGGGTGACCGTGCGGATGTGGTGCAGGGACACCATCTGGATGCCGACGGCCATCACCAGGGCGGCGAGCGATGCGAGGGGGATCAGCTCCAGGATCGGGACCATCAGCAGCGCGGCAACTACTACGAAAACGCCGTGCAGCATCGCGGAGTTCCGGCTCACGGCACCGGCTTGCACATTCGCCGAACTGCGCACGGCGACCCCGGCGACGGGCAGCCCGCCGAGCGCGCCGGAGACGACATTGGCGGCGCCCTGACCGAGCAACTCCCGGTTCAGGTCGGAGCGGCCCACCCGGGTTTGCTGCGCGGGCCGCCTCGCCACCAGCTTGTCCACGGCCACGGCGCCGAGCAGCGACTGCACACTGCACACCAGCGTGACGGTGAGGACGGCGGCGGCGATCCCGAGCACCGGCCCCTCGGGCAGCCCGGCCAGCGCGTGGCTGCTCCAGGACGGCAGGTCGACCTTGGGCAGGACCAGCCCGGTGAGTGAGGCGGTCAGGGTGGCCCCTGCGACGGCGACGAGCGCGGCCGGCACGGTGCGCAGGGCGTGCCCCACCCGTCCGGGAATCCGTGGCCAGACGAAGAGGAGCGTCAGTGTCAGCACGCTCATCGAGACCGCCGCGGGGTGAACGTGCGCCAACTGGGCGGGTAGCGCGCGCAGGTTGTCGAGCACGGAGCTCTGCGGGGTGCCGCCCAGCACGATGTGCAGCTGGGCGACGGCGATGGTCACACCGATGCCGGCGAGCATGCCGTGCACGATCGCGGGGCTGACGGCGAGCGCCGTGCGGGCCACGCGCAGGCATCCCAGGCCCAGCTGGGCGACTCCGGCGAGGACGGTGATGGCGCAGGTCGCACGCCATCCGTAGCGGTGGATGAGCTCGGCAGTGACGACCGTGAGCCCGGCGGCGGGCCCGCTCACCTGGAGCGGTGAGCCGCCGAGCCGGGCGGCGACGATTCCGCCCACGGCGGCGGCGACGAGGCCCGACTGGAGCGGCGCGCCGGTGGCGAGCGCGATGCCGAGGGACAGGGGCAGGGCGATCAGGAAGACCGCGATCGAGGCTGACAGATCGGCGCCCGCGATACGGAATCGGCGGGGCGGGGTCGGCGGGGGGCTGTGGGGTTGGTGGATGCGCCTGGGCCGAGTCGAGTCGGCGGCGCGAGTGGGGACGCAGGCAGGCATTCCCGTCTCCTCCGGGGCAGCGCGGTCGCGGAATTGGTGGTCCCCGTCCAGGGAGGACGGGGGCAGATCGCGGCCGTGGGTCACGGCGTGCAGCGGCGGGACTTTCAATATTCGGTAAATGGATCGTAATCCAGAGTAAAGCCCACATGCGGACTTTAGTGGCAAATGGGGCAGTACTTCACTCTCGTGGGTGAAGCGGGCTTTTTATCGGCTTGTCGTATTTATTCAATCTCGGCCTCGTGCGACCTTGACGGCGCTGTCGGCATTTCGACGCACAGCACCCTAGAACGCCCAAAGCGGCGTTGCTCTGACAGAAGGAAGAAGGTGGGCGGAGATGGCCGCCACCCAGAGGATCGCCGCGGGCGTAGCAGTCGCCGCGGCCTGCGCCACGGCGCTCGCCGGCTGCGCCACCGGCTCCAAGGAAGGCACGCACGGCGCGAACGAGGCGGAGGGGGCCCCGGCGCCCCAGAGCGCGGTCCGCCTGATCGGCGACGGCTCCACCGCGTACACCGGAGCGCAGCCGCATCTGCCCAAGCCCGAGCGGCTGAAGCCCGGCCAGAAGCCCCCGCAGTTCGTGGTCTTCTCGTGGGACGGCGCCGGCGAGGACAGTCAGAAGCTCTTTTCGCACTTTCGCGAGGTCGCCAAGGCCAACGGGGCGACGATGACCTACTTCCTGAGCGGCGTGTACCTGCTGCCGGAGGACAAGCGCGAGCTGTACAAGCCGCCGGAGCACTCGCCGGGCAGCTCGGAGATCGGCTTCAACGACGAGAAGGGCATCAAGGACACCGTCGAGCAGCTACGCGGTGCATGGCTGGAGGGCAACGAGATCGGCACGCACTTCAATGGCCACTTCTGTGGACCGGACGGCGGTGTCGGCGAATGGTCGGTCGCGGAGTGGAAGAGCGAGATCGCCCAGGCGAAGGCGTTCGTGAAGTCCTGGAAGACCAACGCGGCCATGAAGAACGCGGCTCCGCTGCCCTTCGACTACGACAAGGAGCTCATCGGCGCCCGCACGCCCTGCCTGGAGGGCCAGAAGAACTTCATGAAGGCGGCCCGGCAGCTGGGCTTCCGCTATGACACCAGCGGCGTCAACAACCAGGTCTGGCCCAAGAAGAAGAACGGCCTGTGGGACCTGTCGATGCAGCTGGTCCCCTTCCCCGGGCACACCTTCGAGCAGCTCACCATGGACTACAACTTCATGGTCAACCAGTCGGGCACAAAGACCCAGGGCGACCCCGACAAGCGGGAGTACTGGGGCAATCAGATGCGTGACGGCCTGCTCAAGGGCTTCGACCGCGCCTACGACGGCAACCGTGCGCCGCTGATCATCGGCAACCACTTCGAGTCCTGGAACGGCGGCACCTACATGCGTGCCATCGACCAGGTCGTGGAGAACGTCTGCAACAAGCCCGACGTCCGCTGTGTCTCCTTCCGGCAACTGGCCGACTGGCTCGACGCCCAGGACCCGACCACGCTGGACAGGCTGCGCGGCCTCAACGTCGGAGAGGTTCCGAAGCAGGGCTGGGCGTCCTTCCTGTCGGGCCGCCCCGCCCCGGCCCCGAAGGGCATCCCCGGGGCGCCGGCCCTCAAGCCGTAGCCACCAGTCCCTCTCCCAGCACGAAACCGGGGTCGACCTGCGCCGCCAGGTCGGCCCCGGTCCTCTCGTTGCCCCAGCTGCCCGCGTTCTTCAGGTGGAAGTGCACCATCTGGCGCGTGTAGCGCTCCCAGTCCCGCAGGTCGTACGTGGCGTCGGCGGCGGTCTGCAAGGTGCGCAGGGAGCGGCGGTTGGCGTCCTCCAGGAGCTCGAACCGGGGTGGGCGGCCCTTCTCCATGGCGCGCACCCAGTCCGAGTGCCCGACTGTGACCAGGAGGTCGTCACCGACCTCGGCGCGGAGGAAGTCGATGTCGTCCTGGCCCTGCACCTTGTTGCCGACGACTTTCAGGATGACTCCGAAGTCGCGGGCGTACTCCTTGTACTGCCGATAGACGGAGACTCCCTTCCGGGTCGGCTCGGCGACGAGGAACGTGATGTCGAAGCGGGTGAACATGCCGGACGCGAAGGAGTCTGAGCCCGCCGTCATGTCGACGACGACGTACTCGCTCTGGCCGTCGACGAGATGGTTCAGGCAGAGCTCCACTGCACCGGTCTTGGAGTGGTAGCAGGCCACTCCCAAATCGGCCTCGCTGAACGGGCCGGTGACCATCAAACGGACGGCGCCGCCGTCGAGTTCCACCGGCCGCGCACAGGCGTCGTACACCGGATTGTTCTCGCGCACCCGCAGCAGTCGGGACCCCTCACCGGGCGGGGTCGTCTTGATCATCGTCTCGGCGGACGTGATCCGCGGATTGGAGCCGCGCAGGTAGTCCTTGATCAGCTTTAGCCGCGGGCCCATGGCGGGCAGCCCGGCGGCCACCACTTCGTCGAGGCCGAGAGCGGCCCCCAGGTGTTGGTTGATGTCGGCGTCCACCGCGACGACCGGCGATCCCGAGGCCGCGAGGTGGCGGATGAAGAGGGAGGACAGGGTCGTCTTGCCGCTGCCGCCCTTCCCTACGAAAGCAATTTTCATGTTCACCAAGGGTAGTGGGATGATTGCGCACAGTGCCCTGGTGACGTGAAGAAGACCACTCCTTCGTGGGGTGGGCCGCCGGGGTGCGTAGGGTCGTACTCATGAGTACGACAGGCGCGACCGCCGATCCGCTCGCGGCCCTGGGCTCGCTGCCCGGCGTGGCCGAATCCGTCGAGTCCGTCCGCAAGGCGGTGGACCGGGTCTACGGACACCGGATCATGCGGCGCCGCAGCAACGAGATCACTTCCGAGGCCGCACTGCGGGGCGCCCGTGGTTCCGCGGCGCTGTCCGGCGCCGACTGGGCCCTCGAAGAGGTACGCCGCCGCACCGACTTCAGCGGTGACGACGAGGCCCACACGGTCGGCGCTGCCCTGCGGCTGACCGCGGAGGCGGGCCAACTCCTGTCCATCTGGCGACAGTCGCCCCTCCGGGTGCTGGCCCGGCTGCACCTCGTCGCGGCCGCGGGCCAGGAGGACACCGTCGGCAGGCCCCGCCAGGAGGGCGAACCGGTCGACGAGCCGCTCGTCGAGCTGCCCCTGCCGGACGCGACCGAGGTGGCGGGCCGACTCGAAGGGCTCTCGCAGCTGATCATCGCGGGTGGTTCGGCGCCGGCCCTGGTGACGGCTGCCGTCGTGCACGGCGAACTGCTCGCCCTGCGCCCCTTCGGCACCCACAACGGCCTGGTCGCACGCGCGGCCGAGCGCATCGTCCTGGTCGGCAGCGGCCTCGACCCCAAATCCGTCTGCCCGGCGGAGGTCGGTCACGCCGAGCCGGGCCGCGCGGCCTACCTGGCGGCACTGGAAGGCTATGTCTCCGGCACCCCGGAGGGCATGGCGACCTGGATCGCCCACTGCGGCAGGGCGATCGAACTGGGAGCCAGGGAGTCGACAGCCGTCTGCGAGGCGCTTCAGCGCGGCGCGGCGTAAGTCTCAGGACAGGGTTGCGGCGGTACGAGTTTTCGTACCGCCGCTGGCATGCTCACCGGGTTACCAAGCGTCCTCGATATTTGCCCATCAGGTCGGGAACTCCTGCCCGTCACCTGGTGCGGCTGGCCCGTAATCGACGGGTCGACGTCGCGTGGGTGCTCGATGTCCATGCGCGGTCCGTGGGGCCTTGGTTGCGTTTGAAGGTGATCCTTTCGGATGTCCTTGGTCTCGCGGGCCGTTAAACCCTTTCTACTCCTGGTCCAGAGGAAGCGGAACCCCTGGCTGTACTTCTTTACTTTTAGGTTCAAATGGGAGTGAATCGGGACGTAGATGTGCCGCACGCACACGCGTGACGCGCTCACACCACCGGCGTGCGCCGTTTGCTCGCGTACCAGACCAGTCCCGCCGTGGCCGCCGCCGCTCCTATCGCGGCCGCCGCGACGAGCGCCGGACGCGGCGGCACCGACAGCGCGGGCAGTCGCTGCTTGAGCCGGACCGGCCGGTGGAAGTCCAGAATCGGCCACGAGCGGGCAAGCGCCTCGCGGCGCAGCGCACGGTCCGGATTCACCGCATGGGGATGGCCTACGGCCTCCAGCATCGGAACGTCGGTCGCGGAGTCGCTGTAGGCGTAGCAGCGCGAGAGGTCGTACCCCTCGGAGGCGGCCAGCTCCTTGACCGCCTCGGCCTTCGTCGGCCCGTACGCGTAGTACTCCACTTCTCCGGTGAAGCAGCCGTCCTCGCCGACGACCATGCGCGTGGCCACCACCCGGTCCGCGCCGAGCAGCTCTCCGATCGGCTCGACCACTTCCGCCCCGGACGTGGAGACGATCACGACGTCGCGCCCGGCGGTGTGGTGCTCCTCGATGAGGGAGGCGGCCTCGTCGTAAATGATCGGGTCGATCAGGTCGTGCAGCGTCTCGGCGACGATCTCCCTGACCTGCTGGACGTTCCAGCCCCGGCACAGCGCGGACAGGTATGCGCGCATCCGCTCCATCTGATCGTGGTCCGCGCCGCCCGCCATGAACACGAACTGGGCATATGCGGTGCGCAACACGGCCCTTCGGTTGATCAGCCCGCCTTGGTAGAACGACTTGCTGAACGTGAGCGTGCTCGACTTCGCAATGACCGTCTTGTCCAGGTCAAAGAAGGCTGCCGTGCGAGGCAAGGAGTGGTTTTCCACGAGCCCGAGCATATGCGCCCACCATTCGGGCTAGTGTGGGGCGCGTGGGTTTGCCTGAGAGGGCTCTCGGGTACACCATGGAAGTCACGGATCGTTCGCGACCGTGCTAACCCGGTCCGGCTCCTCCCCCCCCGAGTCGGCCGTGGGGACGACCCCCGCTCTCCCCCCCGGCGGGGGTCGTCGCATGTCCGGATGGGTTTTTCCCCTCTTTCGCGCGGCCCCGGGACCCCGTTGTCACCGCTGTGGCCGCTCCTTCGGCGCGCTCATGATTCGTCACTCTGCGTATCCGTGAGACTGCTCTGTGGAAGTCACAGGCGACTCATTGGTATGGGTGAAGGCGATATTCACAACCACTGAGTTGTCCACAGTTATCGACCAAGATCCACACGATTTTCTGGATCGCTGCACCGTGATTCCAGCGCGTCCCGCTCGCGGCGAGTTCCTCGCGACAAGTTCATGGCGGGTTCCGTTTGTCGGACGCGTTTGGCCGGTTCGTATCGGCCGTTCATATGGAGGCCGCTCGCCGGTTCTTCACACGAGCGGGAATCGCGGGTCCGCAGAGGACCTTGCGAGCTCCGCGCAAGGAGCAGCGAAGGGGGCTGGAGATCGTGGCGGGAGCCATCACACACGACCTGCCGCCCGCCGCCGACGGGCGGCAGGGCGGACCATTGATTGTCACGGAGGACGCCGAACTCCTCGACGACCTGCTGCGCCTGTGCGCCGCGGCGGGCGCGAGGCCGGAGGTCCACCACGGGGTGCCTGAGGGCCGCGGCAGCTGGGAGGCGGCACCGCTCGTCCTGGTCGGCGACGACGCGGCGTGGCGCCTACGCGGAGCAGCGCGCCGACGCGGAGTCGTGCTGGTCGGCCGGGACCAGGACGACTCCGGCGTCTGGAAACGGGCTGTCGAGATCGGAGCCGACCACGTCCTGATGCTTCCGGACGGCGAGCAGTGGCTCGTCGACCGCATCGCCGACGTGGCCGAGGGAGTCGGCCGACCCGCGCTGACCGTCGGCGTGATCGGCGGCCGCGGCGGGGCCGGAGCCTCCACGCTGGCGTGCGCGCTCGCCGTCACCTCTGCGCGCGAGGGACGCCGCACCCTGCTCGTGGACGCGGATCCCCTGGGTGGCGGACTCGACGTACTCCTGGGCGGAGAGGCCGCCGAAGGCCTGCGCTGGCCGGCGTTCGCCGCCTCCCGTGGCAGGGTCGGCGGCGGCGCCCTGGAGGAGTCCCTTCCCGAACTGCACGCGCTGCGCGTCCTCAGCTGGGACCGCGGCGACTCCGTCACCATCCCGGCGCAGGCCGTCCGCGCGGTGCTGGCCGCCGCCAGACGGCGCGGCGGCACCGTGGTCGTCGACCTGCCCCGCCGCGTCGACGAAGGAGTAGCGGAAGCCCTCGCCCAGCTCGACCTCGGGCTGCTGGTCGTCCCCGCCGATCTGCGCGCCGTCGCGGCGGCCAAACGGGTGGCGTCCGTGGTCGGCATGGTCCTGCGCGACCTGCGCGTCGCGGTCCGCGGCCCCTACGCGCCCGGCCTCGACGACCGTGAAGTGGCCCGCCTGCTCGGACTGCCACTCGTCGGCGAAGTGCCCGCGGAGTCCGCGCCGCTGGACGCCGCCATGCCACCCGGGGGAGCGGCGCGGGGGCCGCTCGCAAGGTTCTGCAGGGCCTTCTGGCAGCGGGTTCCGGTGGAAGGCGGGGGCGTATGAGCTGGGATGCGGGCACGGGCGCGGGGACCGGCACGGGACTGCTGGACGGCGTACGGCAGTGGCTCGCCGAGAGCGGGTCGGAAGCGACTCCCGCGCGCGTGGCACAGGCCCTGCGCGAGCAGGGGCGAGTGCTCGGAGACGCCGAAGTCCTCGGCGCCGCCGAGCGGTTGCGTTCCGAGCTGGTCGGCAGTGGGCCGCTGGAGCCGCTGCTCGCCGACCCGTCGGTGACCGACGTCCTGGTGTCCGCGCCGGACCGGGTGTGGGTGGACCGGGGCTGTGGCCTGGAGCTGACGACCGTCTCCTTTCCGGACACGGCGGCCGTACGACGGCTCGCGCAGCGCCTCGCGGCCGTGGCCGGGCGAAGGCTCGACGACGCCCGCCCCTGGGTCGACGCCCGGCTTCCGGACGGCACCCGCCTGCACGCGGTGCTGCCCCCGGTGGCCGTCGGCTCCACCTGCCTGTCGCTGCGGGTCGTACGGCCGCGCGCGTTCACCCTCGACGAGTTGGTGGTGGCGGGGACAGTCCCGCCGGGCGGGGACCGGGTACTCAGAGCCCTGCTGGACGCCCGGCTGTCGTTCCTGATCAGCGGCGGCACCGGAAGCGGCAAGACGACCCTGCTGAGCACGCTGCTGGGGCTGGTCGGTGCCGGTGAGCGGATCGTGCTGGCCGAGGACTCGGCGGAGCTGCGGCCCGACCATCCCCATGTGGTGCGCCTGGAGGGGAGGCCCGCCAACCAGGAAGGCGTCGGACTCGTCGCGCTGCAGGACCTGGTCCGTCAGGCCCTGCGCATGCGACCTGACCGGCTGGTGGTGGGCGAGGTGCGCGGACCGGAGGTCGTGTCGCTCCTGGCGGCTCTCAACACCGGCCACGAGGGCGGCTGCGGAACGGTGCACGCGAACGCGGCGGCGCAGGTACCGGCCCGCCTGGAGGCCCTGGGCACCGCGGCAGGGCTCGACAGGGCCGCGCTGCACAGCCAGTTGGCGGCGGCGCTGTCCGTGGTCCTGCATCTCGTACGCGACCGGGCCGGGCGGCGGCGGATCGCCGAGGTGCATGTCCTGGAGCGCGATGCGACGGGGCTGGTGGTGACGGTGCCCGCGCTGCGGTGGGGCGCGGAGGCGTTCGCGTACGAGCGGGGGTGGGAGCGGCTGCGGGGGTTGCTCCGGGACGGGACCGAGGGGAGTGGGCTGTGATGACGGGGGCCGGTGACATCTCGGTGGGAGCGGCCATGGCGTGTGCCGGGGCGGCGGCCTGGTTGATGGGTGGCTGGGACGCGGGGGCACGCAGGGCGCGGCTGCTGTGCGCGGACGGTGGGGTGGTGGCCAACGGACCGCCGGCGTGGGAGCGGGCCCGGGCCGAGTGGCGGCGACTGCGCGGGCGGCTGCGTCCCGAGGGCTGGTCAATGGTGGCCGGGCTGGTGATCGCGGCACTGGGCGCGTCCGTGGTGCCGCTGTTCCTCGGGGCGGCCGGGATGCCGCTGCTCCGCCGAGTACGGCGGGCCGGGGAGGCGCGGCGCGCGGGGGAGCGTCGGGGTGAGGAGGTGATCGCCCTGTGCGGGGCGCTGGCCGGCGAGGTGCGTGCCGGGCATCAGCCGGGCGAGGCACTGCGGAGAGCCGCGCGCGACTCGGGCGGGCTCGGGGAGGCGCAGGCGGTGGTGCTGGCGGCGGCGCGGTTCGGCGGTGACGTGCCGGGCGCGCTCACCGACGCGGCACGGCAGCCGGGGGCCGACGGGCTGGTGGGGCTCGCCGCGTGTTGGCGGGTGGCGGTGGACCGGGGTGCGGGCCTGGCGGCGGGACTCGACCGTCTGGAAGGGGCCCTGTGCGCGGAGCGGGACCAACGGGCCGACCTGCGCGCTCAATTGGCGGGATCGCGATCTACGGCGGTGATGCTCGCGGGACTGCCCGTTCTGGGTCTTCTGCTCGGCACCGCGCTGGGCGCCGATCCGCTGCACGTGCTGCTGCACAGCGGGCCGGGCCTGGGCTGTCTGGTGGTCGGTGGGGTGCTGGAGGGCGTGGGGCTGTGGTGGGCGCTGCGCATCGTGAGGGGAGCGGAGGCGGCATGAGCACGGAAGTTGTCCACAGGCTGGGGGCGCTCGCGCTGGGGTGGCTGCCGCGAGCGCTCGGTGCGGCGCGGCGTGAGCGACGGGCGCGCAGAAGGCTGACCGAGCTACTGGCCCTGGAAAGGGCGCCCGAGAGGCGGCACTTCGCGGTCCGGGACGTCGTGCGGCCGTGGCTGCCGGTGGCGGGCGCGGTGTGCGCCGGCTGGGTGTTGGTCGGGGGTCTTGCCGGGGTTGTGGTGGGGCTGCTGGCCGGGTTCGGGGCCTGGCGGCGGCGACGCAGACCGGGGCCGGTGGAGGAGTACGACGTGGCGCTGGCCGCCCGGCAACTCCCCTTGGCGGCGGACCTGGTCGCGGCCTGCATCGCGGCGGGGGCGGACCCGGTGGTTGCGGCGCAGGCGGTGGGCGAGGCCCTGGGCGGACCGGTGGGGGAGCGGCTCGCGCGGGGCGCGGCGGAGGTGCGGCTCGGGGGCGAACCGGTCGAGGCATGGCGGAGATTGGCGTCGCTCCCGGGCGCGGGGGCGCTGGCACGGCTGTTGGAACGGGCGGGGGAGTCGGGTGTACCGGCGGCCGTGCCGGTCGGGCGGCTCGCCATGGAGGCCCGCGCCGAGCGGGGCCGCACCGCGACGGCGCGGGCGCGGCGGGCGGCCGTCATGGTCACCGCGCCCGTGGGGCTGTGCTTTCTTCCCGCGTTCCTCGCGATGGGTGTCCTGCCCGTGGTGATCGGGCTGGCGGACGGGGTGTTGGGAGGGGGTGGCGGATGACGGGCGGCGGCGTGCGGTGAACGACGGACGATCAACAGGTTCGAACCTTACGGGGGTTGAGATGTGCAAGACGGTGGGCGTACGGATGCGGGCGTGGCTGCTGGGTCTGGCGGCGCGCGGGGACGCGGGAATGGTCACCTCGGAGTACGCGGTGGGTGTCCTCGCGGCGGTGGCCTTCGCGGCGGTGCTCTACAAGGTGGTGACGAGCGGCCAGGTCGGCGCGGAGTTGCAGGACATCGTGGGGCGGGCGCTCAATGCGCCGATGTGAACGCGGGACGCCGAGTCGGGATCGGAGCCGCGGCCGGAGTCGGAGTTGGGACCGGAGCCGGGACCGGGGATTCGTGACCGCCGAGGCCGCCGTGGTGCTGCCCTCCGTGGTGCTCGTCGGAATGGCGCTGGTCTGGGCCCTGCTCGCCGCGTCGGCGCAGATCCAGTGCGTGGACGCGGCCAGGGCGGGCGCCCGCGCGGCGGCCCGACAGGACCCGCCGGACACAGTGCTGGCGACGACCCGCCGCGCGGCACCGCGCGGCGCCAGGGTCGCGGTGACCCGGGACGGCGACCTCGTCCGGGTCACGGTCAAGGCGAGCGCGCCGGGACCGGACGGACTGTCACTGGAGCTCAGCGACGAGGCCGTGGCGCTGGCGGAGGAGACCGTGGGGGTGGTGAGGGGATGAGGGTCCGGAGCCGCGGTCACATCGCGCGGACGGCCGCTGGGAACAGGGGGCACACGTACCGGATCCGTTGCTCGGACAGAGGATCGGCCACCGTCTGGACCGTCGGGGCGATCGCC is a window of Streptomyces sp. NBC_00271 DNA encoding:
- a CDS encoding type II secretion system F family protein gives rise to the protein MTGAGDISVGAAMACAGAAAWLMGGWDAGARRARLLCADGGVVANGPPAWERARAEWRRLRGRLRPEGWSMVAGLVIAALGASVVPLFLGAAGMPLLRRVRRAGEARRAGERRGEEVIALCGALAGEVRAGHQPGEALRRAARDSGGLGEAQAVVLAAARFGGDVPGALTDAARQPGADGLVGLAACWRVAVDRGAGLAAGLDRLEGALCAERDQRADLRAQLAGSRSTAVMLAGLPVLGLLLGTALGADPLHVLLHSGPGLGCLVVGGVLEGVGLWWALRIVRGAEAA
- a CDS encoding type II secretion system F family protein yields the protein MSTEVVHRLGALALGWLPRALGAARRERRARRRLTELLALERAPERRHFAVRDVVRPWLPVAGAVCAGWVLVGGLAGVVVGLLAGFGAWRRRRRPGPVEEYDVALAARQLPLAADLVAACIAAGADPVVAAQAVGEALGGPVGERLARGAAEVRLGGEPVEAWRRLASLPGAGALARLLERAGESGVPAAVPVGRLAMEARAERGRTATARARRAAVMVTAPVGLCFLPAFLAMGVLPVVIGLADGVLGGGGG
- a CDS encoding TadE family type IV pilus minor pilin — its product is MRRCERGTPSRDRSRGRSRSWDRSRDRGFVTAEAAVVLPSVVLVGMALVWALLAASAQIQCVDAARAGARAAARQDPPDTVLATTRRAAPRGARVAVTRDGDLVRVTVKASAPGPDGLSLELSDEAVALAEETVGVVRG
- a CDS encoding DUF4244 domain-containing protein gives rise to the protein MCKTVGVRMRAWLLGLAARGDAGMVTSEYAVGVLAAVAFAAVLYKVVTSGQVGAELQDIVGRALNAPM